Proteins encoded by one window of Pseudomonas tructae:
- a CDS encoding trypsin-like peptidase domain-containing protein produces the protein MFKPFESCLAATLAGMAFQVLAIDQGQGLPSPSEPLTLANANGQNAHWSGVGRLLDDLQCMASLIDSRDPWNPSDGPAYVVTSGHCVDKRNGVIGHDLPLTGKIAFNYFADTLEQRREFPLKRRVWSSMQGVDLALLELDASLKEVMAQGVEPLKLGNVTESGVEVLVLGDPINPGQGLRLATCTQHNATQVIEYPWVWRNVKSNDCRGIDSGSSGSPVIERSSNQIVSVLNTTTDTRFGTPACGLNNPCQQVDGKRVSVENLNYAIPVQRLAGCFREGHADLRLNSCQLLPGFQLEQQELYSLKPINKIATKADGSEELPLWNFTFTLDTPRYRYKTVRDPLACENPVGYSGTIAATDNHINDSIGPQTGWHFLCLVGVDSAAQRPSLALMGNSLSIAVELLPAAAVPEPDISIKYQDNGDIKVTWHIDPPNLEGYRVKRGPPGTTDCDDDKGYGNFHHDRTFTFKAAKLPLTLCSQAQDVIGQRSAVRNDLLQAPETSG, from the coding sequence ATGTTCAAACCCTTCGAGTCGTGCCTGGCCGCCACCCTCGCCGGCATGGCGTTTCAAGTGCTGGCAATCGACCAGGGCCAGGGACTGCCAAGCCCATCGGAACCGCTCACGCTAGCCAACGCCAATGGCCAGAATGCGCACTGGAGCGGCGTGGGCCGCCTGCTGGATGACCTGCAGTGCATGGCTTCGTTGATCGATAGCCGCGACCCCTGGAATCCATCCGATGGACCTGCCTACGTCGTCACCAGCGGGCATTGTGTTGATAAGCGCAATGGGGTGATCGGCCATGACCTGCCACTGACTGGAAAAATTGCCTTCAACTACTTCGCCGACACCCTCGAACAACGCCGGGAGTTCCCGCTCAAGCGACGGGTCTGGAGCAGTATGCAAGGTGTGGATCTGGCCCTGCTGGAGCTGGATGCCAGCTTGAAGGAGGTAATGGCACAAGGTGTCGAACCGCTGAAGCTGGGCAACGTTACCGAGTCCGGCGTCGAGGTATTGGTGCTGGGCGACCCGATCAACCCTGGGCAAGGCCTGCGTCTTGCCACCTGCACACAACACAACGCAACTCAGGTAATCGAGTATCCCTGGGTCTGGCGCAACGTGAAGAGCAATGATTGCAGAGGTATTGACTCTGGATCATCGGGAAGCCCGGTGATCGAGCGTTCGAGCAACCAGATCGTCAGCGTACTCAACACCACGACCGACACGCGCTTCGGCACGCCCGCCTGTGGTCTCAACAATCCTTGCCAACAAGTCGACGGCAAGCGTGTCAGTGTGGAAAACCTGAATTACGCCATACCGGTGCAGCGGCTGGCAGGGTGTTTTCGTGAAGGGCACGCCGACCTGCGCTTGAACAGCTGCCAACTACTGCCGGGCTTCCAACTCGAGCAACAGGAGCTCTACTCCCTTAAACCGATCAACAAGATCGCAACAAAAGCCGATGGCAGTGAAGAGCTACCCCTATGGAACTTCACTTTCACGCTGGATACACCCAGATATCGGTACAAAACAGTCCGCGATCCATTGGCTTGCGAGAACCCCGTGGGTTACAGCGGCACCATAGCGGCCACCGATAACCACATCAATGATTCGATTGGCCCGCAGACCGGCTGGCACTTTCTCTGCCTGGTCGGTGTCGACTCCGCCGCACAGCGCCCTTCGCTGGCACTGATGGGCAACAGCCTGAGCATTGCCGTTGAACTGTTGCCCGCAGCCGCAGTGCCTGAGCCGGATATCTCGATCAAATATCAGGACAATGGCGACATCAAAGTCACCTGGCATATCGACCCGCCCAACCTGGAAGGCTACCGGGTCAAACGCGGCCCACCCGGCACCACCGACTGCGACGACGACAAAGGCTACGGCAACTTCCACCATGATCGGACCTTCACCTTCAAAGCCGCCAAGCTGCCGCTCACCTTGTGCAGTCAGGCCCAGGATGTCATAGGCCAACGTTCGGCGGTGCGCAACGACTTGCTCCAGGCGCCGGAAACATCAGGCTGA
- a CDS encoding substrate-binding periplasmic protein, which translates to MFQRIVLSSLLMLCGALAHAAQPLVLLTENFPPYNMAKNGKSFARDEGINGIATDIVREMFRRAEVPYSITLRFPWARSYQKALDTPDHGIFVLAREPEREALFKWVGPIGPDDWILLAPAGSTLRLEHLEQAKGLRIGAYKGDAIAAYLTSQGFAPELMLRDRDNARKLQRGEIDLWASGDPAGRYLARQDNIHGLMTVLRFHGSELYLALNRQVPDEVVARLQGALEQMRADGFVEAVFARYL; encoded by the coding sequence ATGTTCCAGCGTATCGTCCTCTCGAGCCTGCTCATGCTTTGTGGTGCCTTGGCGCATGCCGCGCAGCCGTTGGTACTGCTGACCGAGAATTTCCCGCCATACAACATGGCCAAAAACGGCAAAAGCTTTGCCCGCGACGAAGGCATCAACGGAATTGCAACCGACATCGTGCGCGAGATGTTTCGGCGAGCTGAAGTGCCCTACAGCATTACGTTGCGCTTTCCGTGGGCGCGCAGTTATCAAAAGGCGCTGGATACGCCCGATCACGGGATTTTCGTACTTGCTCGCGAGCCGGAGCGTGAGGCTCTGTTCAAATGGGTCGGTCCGATTGGCCCGGATGACTGGATTCTGTTGGCGCCGGCGGGCAGCACCTTGCGCCTGGAGCATCTGGAGCAGGCCAAAGGTCTGCGTATCGGTGCCTATAAGGGCGATGCCATCGCCGCTTACCTGACGTCCCAGGGATTCGCCCCCGAACTGATGCTGCGCGACCGCGACAATGCCAGAAAGCTGCAGCGCGGCGAGATCGACCTCTGGGCCAGCGGCGATCCGGCTGGACGTTACCTGGCACGCCAGGACAATATCCACGGGCTCATGACTGTGCTGCGCTTTCACGGCAGTGAACTGTACCTGGCGCTCAACCGGCAGGTGCCTGACGAGGTGGTGGCGCGCTTGCAGGGGGCGTTGGAACAGATGCGTGCCGATGGTTTCGTCGAGGCGGTGTTTGCCCGCTACCTTTAG
- a CDS encoding divergent polysaccharide deacetylase family protein has protein sequence MRYLLLTLLYLMSGVALAAPAQAGKAYLTLIIDDLGQSPGRDARTLALPGPVTLAIMPDTPHASDFARQAHRAGKTVILHMPMDPATGPYAWHPGAPLPELAQRLDAALAKVPYAAGINNHMGSRMTAEPVAMAWLMGELQRRGLFFVDSRTSAATVAAAKAQAIGLAHVSRDVFLDDVRTSEAIAGQLQQGIALARKQGSAVLIGHPYPQTLDVLERELPKLKAQGIEWIEIRQMIAQRGNRAMQNHGKAGLYSPR, from the coding sequence ATGCGTTACCTGCTATTGACCCTGTTGTACCTGATGAGCGGCGTCGCCCTGGCGGCGCCGGCTCAAGCGGGCAAGGCCTACCTGACGCTGATCATCGATGACCTGGGGCAAAGCCCCGGGCGTGATGCACGCACCCTCGCCCTGCCTGGCCCGGTGACCCTCGCAATCATGCCCGACACCCCCCATGCCAGCGACTTCGCCCGCCAGGCGCACCGTGCCGGCAAGACCGTGATCCTGCACATGCCCATGGACCCGGCCACCGGCCCCTACGCCTGGCACCCCGGCGCACCGCTGCCGGAGCTTGCGCAACGGCTTGACGCGGCACTCGCCAAAGTCCCCTACGCGGCCGGCATCAACAACCACATGGGCAGCCGCATGACCGCCGAGCCTGTGGCCATGGCCTGGCTGATGGGCGAGCTGCAGCGCCGCGGCCTGTTTTTCGTTGACAGCCGCACCAGCGCAGCCACCGTGGCTGCCGCCAAGGCCCAGGCGATTGGCCTGGCGCATGTCTCACGGGATGTATTTCTCGACGATGTGCGGACCAGCGAAGCCATTGCCGGCCAGCTGCAACAGGGCATTGCCCTGGCCCGTAAGCAGGGCTCGGCGGTGCTGATCGGCCATCCTTATCCACAGACCCTGGACGTACTCGAACGCGAACTGCCCAAGCTCAAGGCTCAGGGCATCGAATGGATCGAGATCCGTCAGATGATCGCCCAGCGCGGCAACCGGGCGATGCAGAACCATGGCAAGGCGGGGCTGTACAGCCCCCGCTAG